A genomic stretch from Bacillus marinisedimentorum includes:
- the purC gene encoding phosphoribosylaminoimidazolesuccinocarboxamide synthase yields the protein MEKLEQLYEGKAKRIYKTDEPEVVWVEYKDDATAFNGGKKAQITGKGRLNNEITSALFAMLTEKGIDNHFIEKISATEQTVRKVSIVPLEVVVRNIAAGSLAKRIGFEEGTELPFPVVEFYYKDDDLGDPLITLDHIKVLDLASDEELQAIKETALNVNDILQAYFIERDIKLVDFKLEFGKTADGTLLLADEISPDTCRLWDKDTNEKLDKDVFRRNLGSLTEAYEKLLGRIMQKEQLN from the coding sequence AGGAAAAGCAAAACGCATTTACAAAACGGATGAGCCGGAAGTTGTCTGGGTGGAATACAAGGATGATGCGACAGCTTTCAACGGCGGCAAAAAAGCGCAAATAACCGGCAAGGGCCGCCTCAACAACGAAATCACTTCAGCTCTGTTTGCGATGCTGACGGAAAAAGGCATCGATAACCATTTTATCGAAAAAATATCCGCAACCGAACAAACGGTGCGGAAAGTCAGCATCGTCCCGCTTGAAGTCGTCGTCCGCAACATCGCTGCCGGCAGCCTTGCCAAGCGCATCGGCTTCGAGGAAGGGACAGAGCTGCCATTTCCGGTCGTTGAATTCTACTACAAAGATGACGACCTCGGCGATCCGCTGATCACACTCGACCATATCAAAGTGCTCGATCTGGCTTCAGATGAGGAACTGCAGGCGATCAAAGAAACGGCACTGAACGTAAATGACATCCTCCAGGCTTATTTCATCGAACGCGATATCAAATTGGTCGATTTCAAACTTGAATTCGGCAAAACGGCTGACGGCACACTATTGCTTGCCGATGAAATTTCACCGGACACTTGCCGGCTCTGGGATAAAGACACGAATGAAAAGCTCGATAAAGATGTGTTCCGGCGGAATCTCGGCAGCTTGACGGAAGCTTATGAGAAGCTGCTTGGGAGGATTATGCAGAAGGAGCAGCTGAACTGA